In Rhodamnia argentea isolate NSW1041297 chromosome 4, ASM2092103v1, whole genome shotgun sequence, the following proteins share a genomic window:
- the LOC115746683 gene encoding uncharacterized protein LOC115746683, with the protein MTENQLQNLRKRIGPHPNLDQNGRLLHLINPIGAFNEWVVLTYNLQVLGDQIKENSKLREKLDDVVDNYVKQLETSCKIRPEGPAAYPIPTVHGTVSPYPSDAMPYWVAMMNQRLEDLEKRFRKMEDLVMENPGA; encoded by the coding sequence ATGACGGAAAACCAATTGCAGAACCTTAGGAAGAGAATAGGCCCTCATCCAAATCTAGATCAGAATGGACGGTTGCTGCATCTCATCAACCCAATTGGTGCCTTCAACGAGTGGGTCGTGTTGACTTATAACCTGCAGGTCCTGGGAGACCAGATAAAGGAGAACTCCAAGCTGCGTGAGAAGCTAGACGACGTGGTGGATAACTATGTCAAGCAACTGGAGACTTCATGCAAAATAAGGCCGGAAGGTCCCGCGGCATATCCTATTCCAACCGTCCATGGCACTGTAAGTCCCTACCCTAGCGACGCCATGCCGTACTGGGTTGCAATGATGAATCAAAGGCTGGAAGATCTGGAGAAAAGATTCAGGAAAATGGAAGACCTCGTGATGGAAAATCCCGGAGCATAA